The proteins below come from a single Deinococcus budaensis genomic window:
- a CDS encoding glycoside hydrolase family 76 protein — protein MPRAAFLLLAAPSLILALGLGAARAAAPTPSDPRAMMQAFVRAYWDPQARYFYTYSDQKTHPEHGAGPVGGLYSDFWWEAQLFDLVMDAHEATGDPAYRAMIGAVWDGFLAAYPDFANDYNDDLGWWAQGAIRAYGLTGERRYLDASAELEGRIWQGWDNRYGGGLWWRRSVKDQKNVATNAPYVNTCVRLYQATGDGKYLDRAQKAHAWVKARLVDGPRVYDHVTGAGDGTVTRWDFTYNFGNFVLASLALRDATGDASYLTDARRAMDWALANLTQNGILLDEGANDGGGFKGVTVRALRRLAGEPGGEKYLAALRDQGASAWNARRADGLVGTAWDAVPSADALQSLAAGSAVAAVLNAGAQPARIPWKDGRYEAENARNLGVDAASRAPGHSGRGYVGNFRSFGQGVAFDVNAPGAGTYRVTLRYGAGGGIASRQLVLNGVGKPVNFAATQDWTTWGTVGTTVTLPPGPSRLTVLFGADDYGWLTLDSLTLEAAP, from the coding sequence ATGCCCAGAGCCGCGTTCCTTTTGCTGGCCGCCCCGAGTCTGATCCTGGCCCTGGGTCTGGGGGCAGCCCGCGCCGCCGCGCCCACGCCGTCCGACCCGCGCGCCATGATGCAGGCCTTTGTCCGCGCCTACTGGGACCCGCAGGCGCGGTACTTCTACACCTACTCGGACCAGAAGACCCACCCCGAGCACGGCGCCGGACCCGTCGGCGGCCTCTACTCGGACTTCTGGTGGGAAGCGCAACTGTTCGATCTGGTGATGGACGCGCACGAGGCGACCGGCGACCCGGCCTACCGGGCGATGATCGGCGCCGTCTGGGACGGCTTCCTGGCCGCGTACCCGGACTTTGCCAACGACTACAACGACGACCTGGGTTGGTGGGCGCAGGGGGCCATCCGCGCCTACGGCCTCACGGGGGAAAGGCGCTACCTCGACGCCTCCGCCGAACTCGAAGGCCGCATCTGGCAGGGCTGGGACAACCGCTACGGCGGCGGGCTGTGGTGGCGGCGCTCGGTGAAGGACCAGAAGAACGTCGCCACGAACGCGCCCTACGTGAACACCTGCGTGCGGCTCTACCAGGCGACCGGGGACGGGAAGTACCTCGACCGGGCGCAAAAAGCCCACGCCTGGGTCAAGGCCCGCCTGGTGGACGGCCCGCGCGTGTACGACCACGTGACCGGGGCAGGCGATGGAACCGTGACCCGCTGGGACTTTACCTACAACTTCGGCAATTTCGTCCTCGCCTCGCTGGCGCTGCGGGACGCGACCGGGGACGCCTCGTACCTGACGGACGCGCGCCGGGCGATGGACTGGGCGCTGGCGAACCTCACCCAGAACGGGATCTTGCTGGACGAGGGCGCCAACGACGGCGGGGGCTTCAAGGGCGTGACGGTCCGGGCGCTCAGGCGGCTGGCGGGGGAGCCGGGCGGGGAGAAGTACCTCGCCGCGCTGCGAGACCAGGGGGCCAGCGCCTGGAATGCCCGGCGGGCGGACGGGCTGGTGGGCACCGCCTGGGACGCCGTGCCTTCTGCGGACGCCCTCCAGAGCCTCGCCGCCGGGTCCGCCGTGGCCGCCGTGCTGAACGCCGGAGCGCAGCCCGCCCGCATTCCCTGGAAAGACGGGCGCTACGAGGCCGAGAACGCGCGGAACCTCGGGGTGGACGCGGCGAGCCGGGCGCCGGGGCACTCGGGGCGCGGGTACGTGGGCAACTTCCGCTCGTTCGGGCAGGGGGTGGCCTTCGACGTGAACGCGCCGGGGGCGGGCACCTACCGGGTGACCCTGCGCTACGGGGCGGGCGGCGGGATCGCCTCACGGCAGCTCGTGCTGAACGGGGTGGGCAAGCCCGTGAACTTCGCGGCCACACAGGACTGGACCACCTGGGGCACGGTGGGCACCACCGTCACCCTGCCGCCGGGGCCGTCGCGCCTCACCGTTTTGTTCGGTGCGGACGACTACGGCTGGCTCACCCTCGACTCGCTGACCCTGGAGGCCGCGCCGTGA
- a CDS encoding ABC transporter substrate-binding protein yields the protein MRFSSRTLALGLTTAALLTPHAAAQTTITLWGDWTGDGERQVNTMVNAFNASQRAVRVRYVPQQDIITKFLTAATSGQVPDVIIWDRFRTALYAPKNVLAPIDPYLARDRVNIRDFYPEAVKELSSGGKIYGLPLTVDARAIFYNKKLFAAAGLQPPRTWAQLEQAAIRLTQRDASGKLVRTGFLMNDPGLFNMYLQQAGGTMLTADGTRTNFNNAAGLRVLEFWDRMINKNRVYELGFGQGEANAQDPFVTGKAAMIYTGPWSIDGYRKYGKDLDFGIVPPPAGPTGARGSVMGGFGLAIPQASRQKDAAWTFVKWWLADPKNALLWGKTSNNIPGNLRAVNDPYFQNDPFWKPMTDTLRFARIRPTVPGYPPMEGNALVPNLQLFLEGKQDARTTLRKAQEAGDRVLRDNANP from the coding sequence ATGAGGTTCAGCTCCCGCACGCTCGCGCTCGGCCTGACCACTGCCGCGCTGCTCACGCCCCACGCCGCCGCGCAGACGACCATCACCCTCTGGGGAGACTGGACCGGGGACGGCGAACGGCAGGTGAACACGATGGTGAACGCCTTCAACGCCTCGCAGCGGGCCGTGCGGGTGCGCTACGTGCCGCAGCAGGACATCATCACGAAGTTCCTGACCGCCGCGACCTCGGGACAGGTCCCCGACGTGATCATCTGGGACCGCTTCCGGACCGCGCTGTACGCGCCGAAAAACGTCCTGGCGCCCATCGACCCCTACCTCGCGCGCGACCGGGTCAACATCCGCGACTTTTACCCCGAGGCGGTCAAGGAACTCTCCTCGGGGGGCAAGATTTACGGCCTGCCGCTGACGGTGGACGCCCGCGCGATCTTTTACAACAAGAAGCTCTTCGCGGCGGCGGGCCTTCAGCCTCCGCGCACCTGGGCGCAGCTCGAACAGGCGGCGATCCGGCTCACCCAGCGCGACGCCAGCGGCAAGCTGGTCCGGACCGGCTTTCTGATGAACGACCCCGGCCTCTTCAACATGTACCTCCAGCAGGCGGGCGGCACCATGCTGACCGCCGACGGCACCCGGACGAACTTCAACAACGCGGCGGGCCTGCGGGTGCTGGAGTTCTGGGACCGCATGATCAACAAAAACCGGGTGTACGAACTGGGCTTCGGCCAGGGCGAGGCGAACGCGCAAGACCCCTTCGTGACCGGCAAGGCGGCCATGATCTATACCGGCCCCTGGAGCATCGACGGCTACCGCAAGTACGGCAAGGACCTCGACTTCGGCATCGTCCCCCCGCCCGCCGGGCCGACGGGGGCGCGCGGCTCGGTGATGGGCGGCTTCGGCCTGGCCATCCCGCAGGCCTCGCGCCAAAAGGACGCGGCGTGGACCTTCGTGAAGTGGTGGCTGGCCGACCCCAAAAATGCCCTGCTGTGGGGCAAGACCAGCAACAACATCCCCGGCAACCTGCGGGCCGTGAACGATCCCTATTTCCAGAACGACCCCTTCTGGAAGCCCATGACCGACACGCTGCGCTTCGCGCGCATCCGCCCCACCGTGCCCGGCTACCCGCCGATGGAGGGCAACGCGCTGGTGCCCAACCTGCAACTGTTCCTGGAGGGCAAGCAGGACGCGCGCACTACCCTCAGAAAGGCGCAGGAGGCGGGCGACCGCGTGCTGCGCGACAACGCCAACCCCTGA